A window of Zingiber officinale cultivar Zhangliang chromosome 5A, Zo_v1.1, whole genome shotgun sequence contains these coding sequences:
- the LOC121980536 gene encoding inositol-tetrakisphosphate 1-kinase 6-like isoform X1, with amino-acid sequence MGAVRGVILDESVLLSDDGDDGPLLKPGAEAVLRRLRYSDLRVGFCHDGEVSSQKAAFLQKTARMHSYTCISLTAPDIINSFNQVLLEWGIAGDRCFYVTSKKHEAAAYEIVGQSWVIVHIGVDCCYTTNNEFLFIEKLEQLPLAICCFTKKALKNLSLLIIGYLMKPSREEDFAKRGAFPMYPPKNRLMFVPLSFEFPLESQLQAVDAVLHKATDEIINFKPNTSTEFSQGVSFSTGMCELERFIKDHPECCLIDPLKNIYPLLDRHQIQQILLGLQEINMQDHCRLRAPYFLKIDAFNEPNLRDQLSEANLSFPIIVKPQIACGVGDAHNMALVFKFEDFKGLHVPLPAILQEYLDHGSLIYKFYVLGTNVFHAVKKSMPNASFLVSSQEKNGLKPITFDSLKSLPVATDDQFSVDRLKGGKELDVDLVNRAASWLTIKLDLTIFGFDLVIQEDSGDHVIVDLNYLPSFKEVPNTDAIPAFWTAIRSSYESRKTN; translated from the exons ATGGGCGCCGTTCGAGGGGTGATCCTTGATGAATCCGTGCTACTGTCGGACGACGGAGACGATGGCCCTTTGCTGAAGCCGGGAGCAGAGGCTGTGCTTCGACGGCTTCGTTATTCCGATCTGAGAGTG GGGTTTTGCCATGATGGGGAAGTCTCATCCCAAAAG GCGGCATTTCTCCAGAAGACAGCAAGAATGCACTCCTATACTTGCATCTCACTTACTGCTCCAGATATAATAAATTCGTTTAACCAAGTGTTGCTAGAATGGGGCATAGCTGGAGATAGATGTTTTTATGTTACTTCCAAAAAACATGAAGCAGCTGCATATGAGATTGTGGGACAGAGTTGGGTAATTGTTCACATAG GTGTTGACTGCTGTTATACAACAAATAATGAGTTTTTATTTATTGAAAAGTTGGAACAACTGCCCCTTGCTATTTGCTGTTTCACTAAAAAG GCATTGAAGAACCTTTCATTACTTATCATTGGCTATTTAATGAAGCCTTCTCGGGAAGAAGATTTTGCAAAG AGGGGTGCATTTCCCATGTATCCTCCCAAGAACAGATTGATGTTTGTCCCTCTCAGTTTTGAATTTCCTTTAGAATCCCAACTACAAGCGGTTGATGCTGTCCTTCACAAAGCAACTGATGAAATCATTAACTTCAAGCCCAACACCTCAACTGAATTTTCCCAAGGGGTTTCATTTTCAACAGGAATGTGTGAACTGGAGAG ATTTATCAAGGACCATCCTGAATGTTGCCTGATTGATCCTCTAAAGAATATATACCCTTTGTTAGATAGGCACCAGATCCAACAAATTCTACTTGGATTGCAGGAAATCAACATGCAAGATCACTGCAGACTACGTGCACCTTATTTTTTAAAG ATTGATGCTTTTAATGAACCTAACCTGAGGGATCAACTATCAGAAGCTAATTTATCATTCCCCATCATTGTGAAGCCACAAATTGCATGTGGTGTTGGCGATGCACATAATATG GCTTTAGTATTTAAGTTTGAAGACTTCAAAGGACTTCATGTTCCTCTTCCTGCTATTCTTCAA GAATATCTGGATCATGGATCTTTAATATACAAGTTCTATGTCCTGGGAACTAATGTTTTCCATGCTGTTAAGAAGTCTATGCCAAATGCCAGCTTTCTAGTCTCTTCGCAAGAGAAAAATGGTTTAAAACCAATCACCTTTGACAG TTTGAAATCTCTTCCAGTTGCTACTGATGACCAGTTCTCAGTAGACAGACTTAAAGGTGGTAAAGAACTGGATGTGGACCTTGTCAATAGAGCTGCTAGTTGGCTGACGATAAAACTTGATCTTACCATTTTTGGATTTGATTTGGTT ATTCAAGAAGATAGTGGAGACCATGTCATCGTTGACTTGAATTATCTACCCTCTTTTAAGGAAGTGCCCAATACTGATGCCATACCTGCATTTTGGACTGCCATTAGGAGTTCATACGAGTCAAGGAAGACAAACTGA
- the LOC121980536 gene encoding inositol-tetrakisphosphate 1-kinase 6-like isoform X3 — MGAVRGVILDESVLLSDDGDDGPLLKPGAEAVLRRLRYSDLRVGFCHDGEVSSQKAAFLQKTARMHSYTCISLTAPDIINSFNQVLLEWGIAGDRCFYVTSKKHEAAAYEIVGQSWVIVHIGVDCCYTTNNEFLFIEKLEQLPLAICCFTKKALKNLSLLIIGYLMKPSREEDFAKRGAFPMYPPKNRLMFVPLSFEFPLESQLQAVDAVLHKATDEIINFKPNTSTEFSQGVSFSTGMCELERFIKDHPECCLIDPLKNIYPLLDRHQIQQILLGLQEINMQDHCRLRAPYFLKIDAFNEPNLRDQLSEANLSFPIIVKPQIACGVGDAHNMALVFKFEDFKGLHVPLPAILQIQEDSGDHVIVDLNYLPSFKEVPNTDAIPAFWTAIRSSYESRKTN; from the exons ATGGGCGCCGTTCGAGGGGTGATCCTTGATGAATCCGTGCTACTGTCGGACGACGGAGACGATGGCCCTTTGCTGAAGCCGGGAGCAGAGGCTGTGCTTCGACGGCTTCGTTATTCCGATCTGAGAGTG GGGTTTTGCCATGATGGGGAAGTCTCATCCCAAAAG GCGGCATTTCTCCAGAAGACAGCAAGAATGCACTCCTATACTTGCATCTCACTTACTGCTCCAGATATAATAAATTCGTTTAACCAAGTGTTGCTAGAATGGGGCATAGCTGGAGATAGATGTTTTTATGTTACTTCCAAAAAACATGAAGCAGCTGCATATGAGATTGTGGGACAGAGTTGGGTAATTGTTCACATAG GTGTTGACTGCTGTTATACAACAAATAATGAGTTTTTATTTATTGAAAAGTTGGAACAACTGCCCCTTGCTATTTGCTGTTTCACTAAAAAG GCATTGAAGAACCTTTCATTACTTATCATTGGCTATTTAATGAAGCCTTCTCGGGAAGAAGATTTTGCAAAG AGGGGTGCATTTCCCATGTATCCTCCCAAGAACAGATTGATGTTTGTCCCTCTCAGTTTTGAATTTCCTTTAGAATCCCAACTACAAGCGGTTGATGCTGTCCTTCACAAAGCAACTGATGAAATCATTAACTTCAAGCCCAACACCTCAACTGAATTTTCCCAAGGGGTTTCATTTTCAACAGGAATGTGTGAACTGGAGAG ATTTATCAAGGACCATCCTGAATGTTGCCTGATTGATCCTCTAAAGAATATATACCCTTTGTTAGATAGGCACCAGATCCAACAAATTCTACTTGGATTGCAGGAAATCAACATGCAAGATCACTGCAGACTACGTGCACCTTATTTTTTAAAG ATTGATGCTTTTAATGAACCTAACCTGAGGGATCAACTATCAGAAGCTAATTTATCATTCCCCATCATTGTGAAGCCACAAATTGCATGTGGTGTTGGCGATGCACATAATATG GCTTTAGTATTTAAGTTTGAAGACTTCAAAGGACTTCATGTTCCTCTTCCTGCTATTCTTCAA ATTCAAGAAGATAGTGGAGACCATGTCATCGTTGACTTGAATTATCTACCCTCTTTTAAGGAAGTGCCCAATACTGATGCCATACCTGCATTTTGGACTGCCATTAGGAGTTCATACGAGTCAAGGAAGACAAACTGA
- the LOC121980536 gene encoding inositol-tetrakisphosphate 1-kinase 6-like isoform X2 produces MGAVRGVILDESVLLSDDGDDGPLLKPGAEAVLRRLRYSDLRVAAFLQKTARMHSYTCISLTAPDIINSFNQVLLEWGIAGDRCFYVTSKKHEAAAYEIVGQSWVIVHIGVDCCYTTNNEFLFIEKLEQLPLAICCFTKKALKNLSLLIIGYLMKPSREEDFAKRGAFPMYPPKNRLMFVPLSFEFPLESQLQAVDAVLHKATDEIINFKPNTSTEFSQGVSFSTGMCELERFIKDHPECCLIDPLKNIYPLLDRHQIQQILLGLQEINMQDHCRLRAPYFLKIDAFNEPNLRDQLSEANLSFPIIVKPQIACGVGDAHNMALVFKFEDFKGLHVPLPAILQEYLDHGSLIYKFYVLGTNVFHAVKKSMPNASFLVSSQEKNGLKPITFDSLKSLPVATDDQFSVDRLKGGKELDVDLVNRAASWLTIKLDLTIFGFDLVIQEDSGDHVIVDLNYLPSFKEVPNTDAIPAFWTAIRSSYESRKTN; encoded by the exons ATGGGCGCCGTTCGAGGGGTGATCCTTGATGAATCCGTGCTACTGTCGGACGACGGAGACGATGGCCCTTTGCTGAAGCCGGGAGCAGAGGCTGTGCTTCGACGGCTTCGTTATTCCGATCTGAGAGTG GCGGCATTTCTCCAGAAGACAGCAAGAATGCACTCCTATACTTGCATCTCACTTACTGCTCCAGATATAATAAATTCGTTTAACCAAGTGTTGCTAGAATGGGGCATAGCTGGAGATAGATGTTTTTATGTTACTTCCAAAAAACATGAAGCAGCTGCATATGAGATTGTGGGACAGAGTTGGGTAATTGTTCACATAG GTGTTGACTGCTGTTATACAACAAATAATGAGTTTTTATTTATTGAAAAGTTGGAACAACTGCCCCTTGCTATTTGCTGTTTCACTAAAAAG GCATTGAAGAACCTTTCATTACTTATCATTGGCTATTTAATGAAGCCTTCTCGGGAAGAAGATTTTGCAAAG AGGGGTGCATTTCCCATGTATCCTCCCAAGAACAGATTGATGTTTGTCCCTCTCAGTTTTGAATTTCCTTTAGAATCCCAACTACAAGCGGTTGATGCTGTCCTTCACAAAGCAACTGATGAAATCATTAACTTCAAGCCCAACACCTCAACTGAATTTTCCCAAGGGGTTTCATTTTCAACAGGAATGTGTGAACTGGAGAG ATTTATCAAGGACCATCCTGAATGTTGCCTGATTGATCCTCTAAAGAATATATACCCTTTGTTAGATAGGCACCAGATCCAACAAATTCTACTTGGATTGCAGGAAATCAACATGCAAGATCACTGCAGACTACGTGCACCTTATTTTTTAAAG ATTGATGCTTTTAATGAACCTAACCTGAGGGATCAACTATCAGAAGCTAATTTATCATTCCCCATCATTGTGAAGCCACAAATTGCATGTGGTGTTGGCGATGCACATAATATG GCTTTAGTATTTAAGTTTGAAGACTTCAAAGGACTTCATGTTCCTCTTCCTGCTATTCTTCAA GAATATCTGGATCATGGATCTTTAATATACAAGTTCTATGTCCTGGGAACTAATGTTTTCCATGCTGTTAAGAAGTCTATGCCAAATGCCAGCTTTCTAGTCTCTTCGCAAGAGAAAAATGGTTTAAAACCAATCACCTTTGACAG TTTGAAATCTCTTCCAGTTGCTACTGATGACCAGTTCTCAGTAGACAGACTTAAAGGTGGTAAAGAACTGGATGTGGACCTTGTCAATAGAGCTGCTAGTTGGCTGACGATAAAACTTGATCTTACCATTTTTGGATTTGATTTGGTT ATTCAAGAAGATAGTGGAGACCATGTCATCGTTGACTTGAATTATCTACCCTCTTTTAAGGAAGTGCCCAATACTGATGCCATACCTGCATTTTGGACTGCCATTAGGAGTTCATACGAGTCAAGGAAGACAAACTGA